In a single window of the Lebetimonas sp. JH292 genome:
- the modA gene encoding molybdate ABC transporter substrate-binding protein: MKKFIIFFLSIFLSANEIYVASAAGNAYALPEIIKSYNKHYPKDKINLILASSGKLTAQIMHGANYDVFLAANMKYPFALYKKGLTLTKPKIYAKGVIVLFSRNLLKGGYKDIILNSASIAIANPKTAPYGKASVEFLKNTGLYKKIKNKLVYAETVSAALNYAIHSTDAGIVAKALLFSPKTKMYKNWIELPHNYNSINQGAVLLNKKGLRFYNFLFSKEAKKIFKKYGYNVNE, from the coding sequence ATGAAAAAATTTATTATTTTTTTCTTAAGTATTTTTTTATCCGCAAATGAAATATATGTAGCATCCGCCGCAGGAAATGCCTATGCACTGCCTGAAATCATAAAATCTTACAATAAACATTATCCCAAGGATAAAATTAATTTAATTTTGGCCAGCAGCGGAAAACTTACCGCCCAGATAATGCACGGGGCAAATTATGATGTGTTTTTAGCTGCCAATATGAAATATCCTTTTGCTTTGTATAAAAAAGGATTGACATTAACCAAACCTAAAATTTATGCAAAAGGGGTAATAGTTCTTTTTAGCAGAAACCTTTTAAAAGGTGGTTATAAAGATATAATATTAAATTCTGCTTCCATTGCCATTGCAAATCCGAAAACAGCGCCTTACGGGAAAGCCTCTGTCGAATTTTTAAAAAATACGGGATTATACAAAAAAATAAAAAACAAACTTGTATATGCCGAAACAGTTTCGGCAGCACTTAATTATGCTATTCATTCAACAGATGCCGGAATTGTGGCAAAAGCCCTTCTTTTTTCTCCAAAAACAAAAATGTACAAAAATTGGATTGAATTGCCTCACAATTACAATTCTATTAATCAGGGGGCGGTATTGTTAAATAAAAAAGGGCTTCGTTTTTATAATTTTTTGTTTTCAAAAGAAGCAAAA